The segment TCCATCAGTCTAAGGACTCTCCAAAAGAGATGGTATCTCTTTCACCTCCATCGCACTACTTGGCGTATTTTCAATATCTCCTTGATCGGAGAAGCAGATCTGAACAGACTTTGTGCTGAATACAGAGCGCGTATTCAGCACACTCGCAGAAACCTCTCCAACTACTGCCAGAAGTAGTGTGCTGACTACAGAGTATACATTTCTCAACCCGGCCGCGACCGTCACGAGTAAAGCAAGAGCCAGGTAGGCGACAGCAATCTGCCGGGAACCTGTATTCGCGGCGTTGTCGAATTATTCAGAACGTCAGAATCGGGTACGGGGTGAGTCCGTCTCTTGGCTCCGTCGTTCGATGCACTCGTAGACGGCTTCTCTGAGTGCCATCTCCCGGGGGTCGTCCTTCAGGTGGAGGCCCAATCGGTTGGGTGTGTAGGCAAAGCCCAGTTCCACATCGGGGTCCGCGAACCCGAACGAGCCGCCGGCGCCTGGTGTACCGAACGAGGCATCTGAAGTCCCGAACCGGAAGTCGGGCGACGGTTTCGAGTACCCCATCGCGTACGCCGTCTCCATGCCGATGACGACGTCCCGCCGGTCACCTGACGGCGGCACCGGGGGTGCGGTCAATTCCGCGAACACGTCCTTGTCGAGACCTAGCGCCTCGCCGCCCGTTGCGAGTTCACCATACAGCCGTGCCATCGCGCGGGCGGTCCCGATGCCGTTGCCCGAGGGAATCTCCACCGCACGGAATGCCGGACTGTTCAGGTCGGCCGGACGCCGGGTATCGAGCACGTTCAGCGCCCGATTCGTCACTGACCACGGGTTGAAGAACGACAGGACGAACCGCGGCGACAGTGTCCGGAGGTTCAAGAGCATGTCCAGATACCCAAATGCATCGAGGTCTGCCACGCGGTCGGTTGGAATCTTCTCGGGAAGCCCGATGTAGAATTCCAGGTCGAGCGGCTCGGCCACCTCGTCGGCGAAGAACTGGCCCAGCGTCCGTCCGTCGGTGTGTCGGAGCAGTTCGCTTGCGTACCAGCCCAGTGTGAACGCATGGTAGCCGTGGCGGGTGCCGGGCACCCAGTCGAGTTTCTCGCTCGCGAGCAGGCCCGAGAGGAACTCCGTGTCGGCAATCTGCTCTGGTGAAAGGCGCCCATCGAGCGTCGCGAGCCCTGCCTGGTGACTCAGCAACTGTCGGACCGTGACTTCACCCTTCCCGTGCTGGGCGAACGCTGGCCAGTAGTCGGCGATGCGGTCGTCGAGTGCGAACAACCCTCGCGAGAGCGCGACAGCGATGGCTGCCGCCGTCATCCCCTTCGTCCCCGAGGCCACGAGGACCATCGTGTCGGCCTCCCACGGATGCTCGTGGTCGGTGTCCCGGTAGCCACCCCAGAGGTCGACGACGAGCTCGCCACGAGAGTAGACGGCAATCGCCGCCCCCAATTCGTTGCGGTCGTGAAAATTCTCCGCGAACACTTCACGGACAGGCTCGAACCCGGGCTCGACAGTGCCGTGGATTGTTACGGCGTCCGCGGACTGCACGCTAACTTTTGACATACCATTTGACACGTCCTCTGAAATGAT is part of the Halogeometricum sp. S1BR25-6 genome and harbors:
- a CDS encoding serine hydrolase domain-containing protein; amino-acid sequence: MSKVSVQSADAVTIHGTVEPGFEPVREVFAENFHDRNELGAAIAVYSRGELVVDLWGGYRDTDHEHPWEADTMVLVASGTKGMTAAAIAVALSRGLFALDDRIADYWPAFAQHGKGEVTVRQLLSHQAGLATLDGRLSPEQIADTEFLSGLLASEKLDWVPGTRHGYHAFTLGWYASELLRHTDGRTLGQFFADEVAEPLDLEFYIGLPEKIPTDRVADLDAFGYLDMLLNLRTLSPRFVLSFFNPWSVTNRALNVLDTRRPADLNSPAFRAVEIPSGNGIGTARAMARLYGELATGGEALGLDKDVFAELTAPPVPPSGDRRDVVIGMETAYAMGYSKPSPDFRFGTSDASFGTPGAGGSFGFADPDVELGFAYTPNRLGLHLKDDPREMALREAVYECIERRSQETDSPRTRF